A single genomic interval of Spinacia oleracea cultivar Varoflay chromosome 6, BTI_SOV_V1, whole genome shotgun sequence harbors:
- the LOC110776583 gene encoding uncharacterized protein produces the protein MAEEQRQQQQEDEQSQSFAEIEAQPQNGEAVDNQGQEYSWPEIRFDVLPYRSYHFHRQFRSPFNPNNFLKSVKWSPDGSCFLTSSDDNALRLFSLPDNESDFPAGSLPSGPDEDSYTANLVINEGESVYDYCWYPYMSASDTTSCVFATTTRDHPVHLWDSTTGELRCTYRAFDAMDEITAAFSIAFNPTGTKIFAGYNKTLRVFDVHRPGRDFKQHSTLQGSKEGQSGIISAIAFSPANSGMLATGSYDQTTAIYREDNMELLYVLHGQEGGVTHVQFSKDGNYLYTGARKDPYIMCWDVRNTVEVVYKLYRSTEKTNQRISFDIEPFGRHLATGGEDGLVHIYDLQTGQWTSSFAAASDTVNGFSFHPFLPMAVSSSGHRRFGFPDDADDEEVVTINSNENCASVWGFSYNSAAENVMSINDADSVA, from the exons ATGGCGGAAGAACAGCGGCAGCAGCAACAAGAAGATGAACAATCTCAATCTTTCGCAGAAATCGAGGCGCAACCACAGAACGGAGAAGCCGTTGATAATCAAGGTCAAGAATATTCATGGCCGGAAATTAGGTTCGATGTTCTACCTTACCGAAGCTACCATTTTCATCGCCAATTTCGCTCCCCTTTTAACCCTAACAACTTCCTCAAATCCGTCAAATG GTCGCCGGATGGTTCTTGCTTCCTTACCAGTTCTGATGATAATGCTCTTCGCCTCTTCTCATT GCCTGATAATGAAAGCGATTTTCCTGCTGGATCTCTTCCTTCAGGTCCTGATGAAG ATTCATATACCGCCAACCTTGTAATAAATGAGGGAGAGTCTGTGTATGACTATTGTTGGTACCCTTACATGTCTGCTTCAG ATACGACTAGCTGTGTTTTTGCAACAACAACTCGTGACCATCCTGTTCATCTTTGGGATTCAACTACTGGTGAG CTACGATGTACATATCGAGCTTTTGATGCTATGGATGAGATTACTGCAGCCTTTTCGATTGCTTTCAACCCTACTGGAACCAA GATATTTGCTGGGTACAACAAAACACTGAGGGTGTTTGATGTACATCGCCCTGGCAGAGATTTTAAACAACATTCAACTCTTCAAGGATCCAAAGAAGGGCAGTCTG GTATCATCTCCGCAATTGCATTTTCTCCAGCTAATTCTGGCATGCTTGCTACTGGTTCTTATGACCAGACTACTGCCATATACAGGGAAGACAATATGGAACTCTTGTATGTTTTGCATGGCCAAGAAGGTGGGGTTACACAT GTACAGTTCTCAAAGGATGGCAACTATTTGTATACAGGTGCTCGAAAG GACCCCTACATAATGTGCTGGGATGTGCGCAATACTGTAGAAGTTGTGTACAA GTTATATAGATCAACAGAAAAAACCAATCAGCGAATATCATTTGACATTGAGCCCTTTGGTCGACATCTGGCAACAGGTGGAGAG GATGGTCTGGTGCACATTTATGACCTGCAGACTGGGCAGTGGACTTCCAGTTTTGCAGCTGCATCAG ATACCGTGAATGGCTTTTCCTTCCATCCGTTCCTTCCAATGGCTGTCTCTTCATCAGGACATCGAAGGTTCGGGTTTCCTGATGATGCCGATGATGAGGAAGTTGTCACCATAAACA GTAATGAGAACTGTGCTTCTGTTTGGGGCTTCTCATACAATTCTGCTGCAGAAAACGTGATGAGCATCAACGATGCAGATTCAGTTGCGTAG